A single window of Nicotiana sylvestris chromosome 3, ASM39365v2, whole genome shotgun sequence DNA harbors:
- the LOC104212770 gene encoding protein phosphatase inhibitor 2, which produces MKRGAHVKWDEANLGEIEANKPVRQKITEPKTPYHRMIDVDGSLSPIRGSFEEGNGDAVHAEAIRSALNEVASSSKNKSQRSGWTSSEDEADVMDQDDADSGSEKGKSFKEHRRAHYDEYRRVKELRRKGSFLEEASDGEDEDLEKRDGRSDSSSSLTTAVKDIEIKEGTMDTSK; this is translated from the exons ATGAA AAGGGGAGCACATGTAAAGTGGGATGAGGCAAACTTGGGAGAAATTGAAGCAAATAAACCAGTGAGGCAGAAAATAACTGAACCAAAGACACCATATCACCGCATGATCGATGTTGATG GATCTTTATCTCCTATACGGGGTAGTTTTGAGGAAGGCAATGGTGATGCAGTACATGCAGAAGCTATACGCAGTGCATTGAATGAGGTGGCTTCTTCTAGTAAGAATAAATCCCAACGGTCTGGCTGGACATCATCTGAGGATGAAGCCGATGTTATGGACCAAGATGATGCAG ATTCTGGATCAGAAAAGGGAAAGAGCTTCAAGGAGCACAGGCGAGCACACTATGATGAGTATAGGAGAGTCAAAGAACTCCGTCGAAAGGGCTCCTTTCTTGAAGAAGCATCAGACGGTGAGGATGAGGATCTTGAGAAAAGGGATGGGAGGTCTGATTCATCATCATCATTGACTACCGCTGTTAAGGACATAGAGATTAAGGAAGGCACCATGGACACTTCTAAATAG
- the LOC104212769 gene encoding uncharacterized protein isoform X1, producing the protein MEKKRSLPDWLPAGWKVEFRKGKKEKWYSDPSKELKFNSKTDVLRYLSSVGSNCSKSSNTKEMEKKDTGKFSTGKAASEGLPPGWIKEMRVRRKGHKIRKDPYYIDPVSGQTFRSMKEVSRLLETRESGRIESKPGDQCPGTSELGEPFSTLTAEADKQISLDSDASGKEVDLSRKLKLGAEHMVHSGCVEGSVSSFEGLGGAVPENAEEEDDGKVVSDPVSGENQEKPSQDGVEKHDQKAIQRKRKKGMNLTHRKSKRLAGIKADTSLQLRTNNQVHLATVRQEEETQAATTNNPVNFVDTSKHVATAITGTINEKAEIGNVTSKRQQDVVTLPLKERELPSPAEPAKTNLASCKGAKKGETALESSLSDIWTDPCIEFAIKTLTGTIPVINEKKVDKIPGSSPSMSSVNTPSTAGLPSDEIWADPCFMFAVKTLTGEIPIGDDLCSQNIVQQQFTSSQFQGNNGVVLPNIRCEEFGKANLSHFGAPEKALYKQQPAVAAPNAYQNCWFTKFGPRRPSPLC; encoded by the exons ATggaaaagaaaaggtctttgCCTGATTGGCTTCCTGCTGGATGGAAGGTGGAAttcagaaaaggaaagaaagagaaG TGGTATAGTGATCCCTCAAAAGAACTCAAATTCAACTCTAAGACGGACGTTCTTCGCTATCTCAGCAGTGTTGGCAGTAATTGTTCTAAAAGTTCTAATACGAAGGAGATGGAGAAGAAAGACACTGGAAAG TTTTCAACTGGGAAGGCTGCATCAGAAGGGTTACCACCAGGATGGATTAAGGAAATGAGGGTCAGGAGAAAGGGGCACAAAATCAGGAAAGATCCG TATTATATTGACCCCGTCAGTGGACAAACTTTCCGCTCTATGAAGGAAGTTTCTCGGCTCCTTGAAACTAGAGAGTCGGGAAGAATTGAATCCAAGCCGGGGGATCAATGTCCTGGCACTTCAGAACTGGGAGAACCTTTTTCAACT TTGACTGCTGAAGCTGACAAGCAGATATCGCTAGACAGTGATGCATCTGGCAAGGAAGTTGATTTGAGTCGGAAGCTGAAGTTGGGTGCTGAACATATGGTGCATTCCGGTTGTGTAGAAGGCAGTGTATCATCCTTTGAAG GTTTAGGAGGTGCTGTACCAGAGAATGCGGAAGAGGAGGATGATGGTAAAGTTGTTTCAGATCCTGTTAGTGGAGAAAATCAAGAAAAGCCATCACAAGATGGAGTGGAAAAGCATGACCAGAAAGCAATCCAGCGTAAACGAAAAAAGGGTATGAACTTGACTCACAGAAAATCAAAACGGCTTGCTGGTATTAAAGCTGATACATCTCTTCAGCTCCGAACAAATAATCAAGTCCATCTAGCCACAGTAAGACAGGAGGAAGAGACACAAGCTGCCACCACTAATAACCCTGTGAATTTTGTTGATACCAGTAAGCATGTTGCTACTGCAATAACTGGTACTATCAACGAGAAGGCAGAGATTGGGAATGTGACCAGCAAAAGGCaacaagacgttgttactttgccGCTAAAGGAGCGAGAACTGCCTTCTCCAGCTGAACCTGCAAAAACAAACCTTGCTAGCTGCAAAGGAGCTAAGAAAGGTGAAACAGCTCTCGAGTCATCTTTAAGTGACATTTGGACGGATCCATGCATAGAATTTGCAATAAAAACTCTAACTGGTACAATTCCGGTcataaatgaaaagaaagtggATAAGATCCCAGGTTCCAGTCCGAGCATGTCTTCTGTTAATACTCCTTCCACTGCGGGCTTACCTTCTGATGAAATATGGGCAGATCCTTGCTTCATGTTTGCAGTCAAGACTCTTACTGGTGAAATACCAATAGGGGACGACTTATGCTCTCAGAATATAGTACAGCAGCAATTCACTTCATCACAGTTCCAAGGAAATAATGGCGTAGTATTACCAAACATCAGATGTGAAGAGTTTGGCAAGGCCAATCTTTCACATTTTGGAGCACCGGAAAAGGCTTTGTACAAGCAACAGCCTGCAGTAGCAGCCCCCAACGCATATCAAAATTGTTGGTTTACAAAATTTGGTCCTCGTCGGCCTTCACCACTTTGCTGA
- the LOC104212769 gene encoding uncharacterized protein isoform X2: protein MEKKDTGKFSTGKAASEGLPPGWIKEMRVRRKGHKIRKDPYYIDPVSGQTFRSMKEVSRLLETRESGRIESKPGDQCPGTSELGEPFSTLTAEADKQISLDSDASGKEVDLSRKLKLGAEHMVHSGCVEGSVSSFEGLGGAVPENAEEEDDGKVVSDPVSGENQEKPSQDGVEKHDQKAIQRKRKKGMNLTHRKSKRLAGIKADTSLQLRTNNQVHLATVRQEEETQAATTNNPVNFVDTSKHVATAITGTINEKAEIGNVTSKRQQDVVTLPLKERELPSPAEPAKTNLASCKGAKKGETALESSLSDIWTDPCIEFAIKTLTGTIPVINEKKVDKIPGSSPSMSSVNTPSTAGLPSDEIWADPCFMFAVKTLTGEIPIGDDLCSQNIVQQQFTSSQFQGNNGVVLPNIRCEEFGKANLSHFGAPEKALYKQQPAVAAPNAYQNCWFTKFGPRRPSPLC from the exons ATGGAGAAGAAAGACACTGGAAAG TTTTCAACTGGGAAGGCTGCATCAGAAGGGTTACCACCAGGATGGATTAAGGAAATGAGGGTCAGGAGAAAGGGGCACAAAATCAGGAAAGATCCG TATTATATTGACCCCGTCAGTGGACAAACTTTCCGCTCTATGAAGGAAGTTTCTCGGCTCCTTGAAACTAGAGAGTCGGGAAGAATTGAATCCAAGCCGGGGGATCAATGTCCTGGCACTTCAGAACTGGGAGAACCTTTTTCAACT TTGACTGCTGAAGCTGACAAGCAGATATCGCTAGACAGTGATGCATCTGGCAAGGAAGTTGATTTGAGTCGGAAGCTGAAGTTGGGTGCTGAACATATGGTGCATTCCGGTTGTGTAGAAGGCAGTGTATCATCCTTTGAAG GTTTAGGAGGTGCTGTACCAGAGAATGCGGAAGAGGAGGATGATGGTAAAGTTGTTTCAGATCCTGTTAGTGGAGAAAATCAAGAAAAGCCATCACAAGATGGAGTGGAAAAGCATGACCAGAAAGCAATCCAGCGTAAACGAAAAAAGGGTATGAACTTGACTCACAGAAAATCAAAACGGCTTGCTGGTATTAAAGCTGATACATCTCTTCAGCTCCGAACAAATAATCAAGTCCATCTAGCCACAGTAAGACAGGAGGAAGAGACACAAGCTGCCACCACTAATAACCCTGTGAATTTTGTTGATACCAGTAAGCATGTTGCTACTGCAATAACTGGTACTATCAACGAGAAGGCAGAGATTGGGAATGTGACCAGCAAAAGGCaacaagacgttgttactttgccGCTAAAGGAGCGAGAACTGCCTTCTCCAGCTGAACCTGCAAAAACAAACCTTGCTAGCTGCAAAGGAGCTAAGAAAGGTGAAACAGCTCTCGAGTCATCTTTAAGTGACATTTGGACGGATCCATGCATAGAATTTGCAATAAAAACTCTAACTGGTACAATTCCGGTcataaatgaaaagaaagtggATAAGATCCCAGGTTCCAGTCCGAGCATGTCTTCTGTTAATACTCCTTCCACTGCGGGCTTACCTTCTGATGAAATATGGGCAGATCCTTGCTTCATGTTTGCAGTCAAGACTCTTACTGGTGAAATACCAATAGGGGACGACTTATGCTCTCAGAATATAGTACAGCAGCAATTCACTTCATCACAGTTCCAAGGAAATAATGGCGTAGTATTACCAAACATCAGATGTGAAGAGTTTGGCAAGGCCAATCTTTCACATTTTGGAGCACCGGAAAAGGCTTTGTACAAGCAACAGCCTGCAGTAGCAGCCCCCAACGCATATCAAAATTGTTGGTTTACAAAATTTGGTCCTCGTCGGCCTTCACCACTTTGCTGA